The following coding sequences lie in one Komagataeibacter sucrofermentans DSM 15973 genomic window:
- a CDS encoding flavin reductase has product MGIDALTFRNAMARLGAAVNVVTTGTLEDPAGFTASAVCSVTDTPPTVLVCLNRNSRVRDRFRVDAAMCINVLAADQQDISGVFASPLEQAERFRSGHWDTLTTGAPVLNEAVLSLDCRIERIVEVGTHSVMFGAVESLRNSSPRGGLVYFNRSYHMLPHAPGE; this is encoded by the coding sequence ATGGGGATTGACGCCCTCACCTTTCGCAACGCCATGGCCCGCCTTGGCGCGGCCGTAAATGTTGTCACGACGGGAACACTGGAAGACCCGGCGGGTTTTACCGCGTCTGCCGTGTGTTCGGTAACCGATACGCCGCCCACGGTTCTGGTCTGCCTCAACCGCAACTCCCGCGTGCGCGACCGCTTTCGGGTGGATGCCGCCATGTGCATCAACGTGCTTGCCGCCGACCAGCAGGATATATCGGGCGTGTTCGCAAGCCCGCTCGAGCAGGCCGAGCGCTTCCGTTCCGGCCATTGGGATACGCTGACCACGGGTGCGCCCGTGCTGAACGAGGCCGTGCTGTCGCTTGACTGCCGCATCGAGCGCATTGTGGAAGTAGGCACCCACAGCGTCATGTTTGGCGCGGTGGAAAGCCTGCGCAATTCCAGCCCCCGTGGCGGGCTGGTCTATTTCAACCGCAGCTACCACATGCTGCCTCACGCGCCGGGCGAGTAG
- the trpB gene encoding tryptophan synthase subunit beta: MSATDTQAGANSLRSGPDGRGRFGIFGGRFVAETLMPLLLELDAAYRAAQADPEFQRELDFYLKDYVGRPSPLWLARRMTEQLGGAKIYMKREELNHTGSHKLNNVMGQILLARRMGRTRIVAETGAGQHGVATATVCALFGMKCAIYMGATDVERQKPNVFRMRLLGAEVIPVTAGAGTLKDAMNEAMRDWVTNVHDTYFLVGTVAGPHPYPQMVRDFQSVIGVETREQIMAAEGRLPDAIVAAIGGGSNAMGIFHPFLDDLEVKLIGVEAAGCGLDSGRTAASIERGKPGVLHGNRTYLLQDEDGQITEAHSISAGLDYPGVGPEHSWLSDIGRAEYVGATDQEALDAFQLCTRTEGIIPALESAHAIAYAAKLAPTMGKDQIIVVNISGRGDKDIFTVAEHLGVKL, translated from the coding sequence TTGAGCGCAACAGACACACAGGCAGGCGCCAATAGCCTGCGCAGCGGGCCGGACGGGCGCGGCCGTTTCGGCATTTTTGGGGGCCGCTTCGTGGCCGAGACCCTGATGCCGCTCCTGCTGGAGCTGGACGCCGCCTACAGGGCCGCCCAGGCTGACCCCGAGTTCCAGCGCGAGCTGGATTTCTACCTCAAGGATTACGTCGGCCGTCCCAGCCCGCTCTGGCTTGCCCGCCGCATGACCGAGCAGCTCGGTGGCGCCAAGATCTACATGAAGCGCGAGGAGCTGAACCACACCGGCTCCCACAAGCTCAACAATGTCATGGGCCAGATCCTGCTCGCCCGCCGCATGGGCCGCACGCGCATCGTGGCCGAGACGGGCGCGGGCCAGCATGGCGTGGCCACCGCTACCGTGTGCGCGCTGTTCGGCATGAAATGCGCCATCTACATGGGGGCTACCGATGTCGAGCGGCAGAAGCCCAACGTGTTCCGCATGCGGCTGCTCGGCGCTGAAGTCATTCCTGTCACGGCAGGCGCTGGCACGCTGAAGGATGCCATGAACGAGGCCATGCGCGACTGGGTGACCAACGTGCACGACACCTACTTCCTGGTTGGCACCGTGGCAGGCCCTCACCCCTACCCGCAGATGGTGCGTGACTTCCAGTCCGTCATCGGCGTGGAAACCAGAGAACAGATCATGGCAGCCGAGGGCCGCCTGCCCGACGCCATCGTGGCCGCCATCGGTGGCGGGTCGAACGCCATGGGCATCTTCCACCCCTTCCTCGATGACCTCGAGGTGAAGCTGATCGGCGTTGAGGCGGCAGGCTGCGGGCTGGACAGCGGGCGCACCGCCGCCTCCATCGAGCGGGGCAAACCGGGCGTGCTGCACGGCAACCGCACCTACCTTTTGCAAGATGAGGACGGGCAGATCACCGAGGCGCATTCCATCAGCGCGGGCCTCGACTACCCCGGCGTCGGCCCCGAGCATTCATGGCTCAGCGATATCGGCCGCGCGGAATATGTGGGGGCGACCGATCAGGAGGCGCTCGACGCCTTCCAGCTCTGCACCCGCACCGAAGGCATCATCCCCGCGCTGGAAAGTGCGCACGCCATCGCCTATGCCGCCAAGCTCGCGCCCACCATGGGCAAGGACCAGATCATCGTGGTCAACATTTCCGGCCGGGGAGACAAGGACATCTTCACCGTAGCCGAACATCTGGGAGTGAAACTGTGA
- a CDS encoding transcriptional repressor — translation MTQTAGTGLPAGIEALLEQAASLCAARSVRLTDMRRLVLGLVLAAERPLGAYELLEQIRASRGRPVAPPTVYRALDFLMEQGLIHKIERLSAFVGCRHMLESGHACHGHVHAAQFLICSACGRVTELDDPHILKALLEVTKARGFTMRQTTIEAEGLCAACG, via the coding sequence ATGACACAGACGGCTGGAACCGGCCTGCCCGCAGGGATCGAGGCCCTGCTTGAGCAGGCAGCCAGCCTGTGCGCCGCGCGCTCGGTCAGGCTGACCGACATGCGCCGTCTGGTGCTTGGGCTGGTGCTCGCCGCCGAGCGGCCGCTCGGCGCTTATGAACTGCTTGAGCAGATCCGCGCCAGCCGGGGCAGGCCGGTGGCGCCGCCCACGGTGTACCGGGCGCTGGATTTTCTGATGGAGCAGGGGCTGATCCACAAGATCGAGCGGCTTTCGGCCTTTGTGGGGTGCCGACACATGCTGGAATCGGGGCATGCCTGCCATGGGCATGTCCATGCGGCGCAATTTCTGATCTGTAGCGCGTGCGGGCGGGTGACCGAACTCGATGATCCCCATATCCTCAAGGCACTGCTTGAGGTGACGAAGGCGCGGGGCTTTACAATGCGCCAGACCACCATCGAGGCTGAAGGCCTGTGCGCCGCGTGTGGCTGA
- a CDS encoding folylpolyglutamate synthase/dihydrofolate synthase family protein, protein MKAPALGPEFVGRTGQILERLNRLYPALIDLSLTRLETLLGRLGHPERHMPPVVHVAGTNGKGSTCAFMRAVGEAAGWRVHVLTSPHLVHVTERFRIAGQIVSEHELAAVLEEIEQVNAGAPITVFEVLTAAGFMLSTRHPADLTIVEVGLGGRFDATNVIQRPAACAITAISMDHEAFLGDTLAAIAGEKAGIIKHGVPVATGRQPAAVMEVIARTAQAQEASLWRRDHEWFIEPAADGTGLRYRDVHGTLDLPLPGLRGAHQIDNAGLAIATLRASSLPVPRQGWAGIAQARWPARMQRLSGHLAAMLPAGWELWLDGGHNPGAGEVLAQVMDGWADRPTHLVIGMKQTKDATGFLAPLLPRAASIQAVAEEGQHLAQPVADIVAASGGRATAGPTLHAALTHLVAKAGADALPARVIICGSLYLAGVALQQDGWQPD, encoded by the coding sequence ATGAAAGCGCCCGCCCTCGGGCCGGAATTCGTGGGCCGCACAGGGCAGATACTGGAACGGCTGAACCGGCTGTATCCGGCCCTGATCGACCTGTCGCTCACCCGGCTTGAAACGTTGCTTGGCCGCCTTGGCCACCCCGAGCGCCACATGCCGCCGGTCGTGCATGTGGCGGGCACCAACGGCAAGGGCAGCACCTGCGCCTTCATGCGCGCCGTGGGGGAAGCTGCGGGCTGGCGGGTGCATGTGCTCACCTCGCCCCACCTCGTGCATGTGACCGAGCGCTTCCGCATTGCGGGCCAGATCGTGAGCGAACACGAACTCGCCGCCGTGCTTGAAGAGATCGAACAGGTCAACGCAGGCGCCCCCATTACCGTATTCGAGGTGCTGACAGCGGCAGGCTTCATGCTCAGCACCCGCCATCCGGCGGATCTGACCATTGTGGAAGTCGGCCTCGGCGGCCGGTTTGACGCGACCAACGTGATCCAGCGCCCGGCAGCCTGCGCCATTACCGCCATCTCGATGGACCACGAGGCCTTTCTGGGCGATACGCTGGCTGCCATTGCAGGCGAGAAAGCCGGGATCATCAAGCACGGCGTGCCGGTCGCCACGGGCCGCCAGCCTGCCGCGGTGATGGAGGTTATTGCCCGCACCGCACAGGCACAGGAAGCCTCGCTGTGGCGGCGCGATCATGAATGGTTCATCGAACCGGCAGCAGACGGCACGGGCCTGCGCTACCGCGACGTGCACGGCACGCTGGACCTGCCCCTGCCCGGCCTGCGCGGCGCCCACCAGATTGATAATGCGGGACTGGCCATCGCCACCCTGCGGGCAAGCAGCCTGCCGGTACCCCGCCAAGGCTGGGCAGGCATTGCCCAGGCCCGCTGGCCCGCGCGCATGCAGCGCCTGTCAGGCCATCTGGCCGCCATGCTGCCTGCGGGGTGGGAACTGTGGCTTGATGGTGGCCACAACCCCGGCGCGGGTGAAGTGCTGGCGCAGGTGATGGACGGGTGGGCGGACCGGCCCACCCATCTGGTCATTGGCATGAAGCAGACCAAGGATGCCACCGGCTTCCTCGCCCCGCTGCTGCCGCGTGCCGCCTCCATTCAGGCCGTGGCGGAGGAAGGCCAGCATCTGGCCCAGCCCGTGGCCGACATCGTGGCCGCATCCGGCGGTCGCGCCACGGCAGGCCCGACCCTGCACGCTGCCCTGACCCACCTCGTGGCCAAGGCAGGCGCGGATGCCCTTCCTGCCCGCGTCATCATATGCGGCAGCCTGTATCTGGCAGGCGTGGCGCTACAGCAGGATGGCTGGCAGCCAGACTGA
- a CDS encoding magnesium transporter CorA family protein, with amino-acid sequence MFLAHHPGAPARTVTTAADAAGAAWLDLLDPTTDEEALAAQITGLRIPTRAQLDEIESSSRLFMEGDAVYLSTPLVRKTPDDFFVSPVGFVLMHERILTIRYTGFSAFDVVARQVAGQTAPLCANEAGIMLLEAIVDRLADILEHLGQSLDGMSKDVFQSEAPSQAQAANLLRNMLRRVGRSGDLSSSVRDSLLGLERISIFLGENKRHDLSERLQARLGTVGRDIRSLNDFVSQTANKVQFLLDATLGFISIEQNNGMKILTVVSFIGVAPTLVAGIYGMNFHDIPELNWKYGYWYSLALMAATVALPLLWFWRRGWLGK; translated from the coding sequence ATGTTTCTAGCGCATCATCCCGGCGCACCGGCCCGCACCGTGACCACGGCGGCAGATGCGGCAGGTGCGGCATGGCTGGACCTGCTTGACCCCACCACAGATGAGGAAGCCCTCGCCGCCCAGATTACGGGCCTGCGCATTCCCACCCGCGCCCAGCTTGACGAGATCGAGAGTTCATCGCGCCTGTTCATGGAAGGGGATGCCGTCTATCTCTCCACGCCGCTGGTGCGCAAGACGCCGGACGATTTTTTTGTCTCTCCCGTTGGTTTCGTGCTCATGCATGAGCGGATCCTGACCATCCGCTATACCGGCTTCAGCGCGTTTGACGTGGTGGCGCGGCAGGTGGCGGGGCAGACCGCGCCGCTATGCGCCAATGAGGCGGGAATCATGCTGCTCGAGGCCATCGTGGACCGGCTGGCCGATATTCTGGAGCACCTGGGCCAGTCGCTTGATGGCATGTCCAAGGATGTCTTTCAGTCCGAGGCGCCAAGCCAGGCGCAGGCGGCCAACCTGCTGCGCAACATGCTGCGCCGGGTGGGGCGGTCGGGCGACCTGAGTTCATCCGTGCGCGACAGCCTGCTGGGGCTTGAGCGGATCTCGATCTTTCTGGGCGAGAACAAGCGCCATGACCTGAGCGAGCGGCTGCAGGCGCGGCTGGGCACGGTGGGGCGTGATATCCGCTCGCTCAACGATTTCGTGTCACAGACCGCCAACAAGGTGCAGTTCCTGCTTGATGCGACGCTGGGCTTCATCAGCATCGAGCAGAATAACGGCATGAAGATCCTGACCGTGGTCAGCTTCATTGGCGTGGCGCCCACGCTGGTGGCCGGTATTTACGGCATGAACTTTCACGATATACCGGAACTGAACTGGAAATATGGCTACTGGTATTCGCTCGCCCTGATGGCGGCCACCGTTGCGCTGCCGCTGTTGTGGTTCTGGCGGCGGGGATGGCTGGGGAAGTAA
- the trpA gene encoding tryptophan synthase subunit alpha, translated as MSRIARRFATLRAQGRGALIPYVEACDPDYDTALAILRGMPAAGADLIEVGVPFSDPSADGPTIQKAALRGLKGGSTMKRVLEMVSTFRKDDDETPIILMGYTNPIEAYGPERFCTDAKAAGVDGLIVVDMPPEEADLLAGPAAAAGLDIIRLVAPTTPDARLPIVFNGASGFVYYVSITGVTGTRTASTDELAAALPRLRKATDLPIAIGFGIRTPELAANAVSVADAAVVASALLNTLEGTLDADGKATATTVPAVLEQLRALADAVHAVSKTGSK; from the coding sequence GTGAGCCGCATCGCCCGCCGCTTCGCCACCCTGCGCGCGCAGGGCCGTGGCGCCCTGATCCCTTATGTCGAGGCCTGCGACCCCGATTACGACACCGCGCTCGCCATCCTGCGCGGCATGCCTGCCGCCGGTGCCGATCTGATCGAGGTGGGCGTGCCCTTCTCTGATCCGTCAGCCGATGGCCCGACCATCCAGAAGGCCGCCCTGCGCGGGCTGAAGGGTGGCTCGACCATGAAGCGCGTGCTGGAAATGGTCAGCACCTTCCGCAAGGACGATGACGAGACCCCGATCATCCTGATGGGCTACACCAACCCCATCGAGGCCTACGGGCCGGAACGCTTCTGCACCGATGCAAAAGCCGCGGGCGTGGACGGGCTGATCGTGGTCGACATGCCGCCGGAGGAAGCCGACCTGCTGGCAGGCCCGGCAGCGGCAGCCGGGCTGGACATCATCCGCCTCGTTGCCCCCACCACGCCCGATGCGCGCCTGCCCATCGTGTTCAATGGCGCGTCGGGCTTTGTCTATTACGTCAGCATTACGGGCGTAACCGGCACGCGCACGGCCAGCACCGATGAACTGGCCGCCGCCCTGCCGCGCCTGCGCAAGGCTACCGACCTGCCGATCGCCATCGGCTTTGGCATCCGCACGCCAGAACTCGCGGCCAATGCCGTAAGCGTGGCCGATGCCGCCGTAGTGGCCTCCGCCCTGCTCAACACGCTTGAGGGCACGCTTGATGCGGATGGAAAAGCAACAGCCACAACCGTGCCTGCCGTGCTGGAGCAGTTGCGGGCGCTGGCCGACGCCGTGCATGCCGTGAGCAAAACCGGCTCAAAATAA
- a CDS encoding sugar porter family MFS transporter, which translates to MENQPAPAVFDSARMRTLIIGCLAALAGLMAGLDIGVISGALDLLAATFHATTLQQEWIVSAMMGGAAVGSLCGGWMSHQIGRKHALLVGAAVFVAGSLACALAWSIPSMIAGRLIMGLAIGVAAFTAPLYLSEIASEQARGAMISTYQLMITAGIFIAFLSNTMFSYAGNWRGMFAVAAVPGVLFLIGVLFLPYSPRWLMMRGRRKEALEVLEDLRSDRSVAMQEIQNISRQLQQKQHGWSLLRNNRNFRRSIFLGMTLQVMQQLAGVNVVMYYAPKIFALAGYVGPAQLWCTAMVGLVNMLATFIAIGLVDRWGRKPILYTGFLIMAVGMGCLGFMLNRPHLDQSEQIIAVFMLLIYISGFAMSAGPLMWVLCSEVQPLQGRDLGISISTLTNWIANMIVGASFLSLLQWMGNGPTFWLFAGFNLFFVLITWRFIPETRDMSLEKIEQRLMAGLPLREIGQGTPLPQEK; encoded by the coding sequence ATGGAAAATCAGCCCGCGCCCGCCGTATTTGATTCGGCACGGATGCGTACCCTCATTATTGGTTGCCTCGCGGCACTTGCAGGCCTCATGGCCGGGCTTGATATCGGGGTCATCTCCGGTGCGCTCGACCTGCTAGCTGCCACCTTCCACGCCACCACCCTGCAGCAGGAATGGATTGTCAGCGCCATGATGGGTGGTGCTGCCGTTGGCTCGCTGTGCGGGGGCTGGATGTCGCACCAGATCGGGCGCAAGCATGCGCTGCTGGTGGGGGCGGCCGTGTTCGTGGCGGGCTCGCTGGCCTGCGCGCTGGCGTGGTCGATCCCGTCCATGATTGCAGGGCGGCTCATCATGGGGCTTGCCATCGGGGTGGCGGCGTTCACGGCGCCGCTCTACCTGTCCGAGATTGCAAGTGAGCAGGCGCGTGGCGCCATGATCTCGACCTACCAGCTCATGATCACGGCGGGCATCTTCATCGCCTTTCTCAGCAACACCATGTTCAGCTATGCGGGCAACTGGCGCGGCATGTTCGCCGTGGCCGCCGTGCCGGGCGTGCTGTTCCTGATTGGCGTGCTGTTCCTGCCCTACAGCCCGCGCTGGCTCATGATGCGCGGCCGCCGCAAGGAAGCGCTGGAAGTGCTGGAAGACCTGCGCAGCGACCGGAGCGTGGCCATGCAGGAGATCCAGAACATCAGCCGCCAGCTGCAGCAGAAGCAGCACGGCTGGAGCCTGCTGCGCAACAACCGCAATTTCCGCCGCTCCATCTTCCTGGGCATGACGCTGCAGGTCATGCAGCAGCTCGCCGGCGTGAACGTGGTGATGTACTACGCCCCCAAGATCTTCGCGCTCGCAGGCTATGTTGGCCCCGCGCAGCTGTGGTGCACCGCCATGGTGGGGCTGGTGAACATGCTGGCCACCTTCATCGCCATTGGCCTTGTCGATCGCTGGGGCCGCAAGCCGATCCTCTATACTGGCTTCCTGATCATGGCCGTGGGCATGGGCTGCCTTGGCTTCATGCTCAACCGCCCGCATCTGGACCAGTCGGAGCAGATCATCGCGGTGTTCATGCTGCTGATCTATATTTCCGGCTTCGCCATGTCGGCGGGGCCGCTGATGTGGGTGCTGTGCTCGGAGGTGCAGCCGTTGCAGGGGCGTGACCTTGGCATTTCCATCTCCACGCTCACCAACTGGATCGCCAACATGATCGTGGGCGCAAGCTTCCTGTCGCTGCTGCAGTGGATGGGCAATGGCCCGACCTTCTGGCTGTTTGCGGGCTTCAACCTGTTCTTCGTGCTGATTACGTGGCGCTTTATTCCCGAGACGCGGGACATGTCGCTTGAAAAGATCGAGCAGCGCCTGATGGCGGGCCTGCCGTTGCGCGAGATTGGGCAGGGTACGCCACTGCCGCAGGAGAAGTAG
- the accD gene encoding acetyl-CoA carboxylase, carboxyltransferase subunit beta: MSWLTEYVRPKIRGLLKREVPDNLWTNCESCEQMILTKDLRKALNVCPHCGHHMRASVPERLEWTFDNGEYTRIELPKVPVDPLSFRDRKRYTDRLRDERAKSHLEESMAVAHGQIGGHNAVVAVMAFEFIAGTMGAALGEAFLAAARLAILQQSPLIVFTASGGARMQEGMISLMQMPRTTVAVQMLKEAGLPYFVVLTNPTTGGVSASFAMLGDVQIAEPNALIGFAGQRVIEDTVREKLPEGFQRAEYLLEHGMLDMVVKRGDLREVLGRLTAQLNYRHIAPRAA, from the coding sequence ATGAGCTGGCTGACCGAATATGTGCGCCCCAAGATCCGTGGCCTGCTCAAGCGGGAAGTGCCGGACAACCTGTGGACCAACTGCGAATCGTGCGAGCAGATGATCCTGACCAAGGACCTGCGCAAGGCGCTGAATGTGTGCCCGCATTGCGGCCACCACATGCGCGCCTCCGTGCCCGAGCGGCTGGAATGGACGTTCGATAACGGGGAATACACCCGTATCGAGCTGCCCAAGGTGCCGGTTGACCCGCTCTCCTTCCGCGATCGTAAGCGCTATACTGATCGGCTCAGGGATGAACGCGCCAAATCCCACCTTGAGGAATCGATGGCCGTAGCCCATGGCCAGATCGGCGGGCACAATGCGGTGGTGGCCGTGATGGCGTTCGAGTTCATTGCCGGCACCATGGGCGCGGCACTTGGCGAGGCTTTCCTTGCCGCCGCCCGCCTGGCCATCCTGCAGCAGTCACCACTGATCGTGTTTACCGCATCGGGTGGCGCGCGCATGCAGGAGGGCATGATCAGCCTGATGCAGATGCCGCGCACGACAGTTGCGGTGCAGATGCTCAAGGAAGCAGGCCTGCCCTACTTCGTGGTGCTGACCAACCCGACCACGGGTGGCGTATCCGCCTCGTTCGCCATGCTCGGTGATGTGCAGATTGCCGAGCCCAATGCGCTGATCGGCTTCGCGGGCCAGCGCGTGATCGAGGATACGGTGCGCGAGAAGCTGCCCGAAGGCTTCCAGCGCGCGGAATACCTCCTTGAGCATGGCATGCTCGACATGGTGGTCAAACGCGGCGACCTGCGCGAGGTGCTTGGCCGCCTGACAGCACAGCTCAACTACCGCCACATTGCCCCCCGCGCCGCCTAA